The following proteins come from a genomic window of Anas acuta chromosome 22, bAnaAcu1.1, whole genome shotgun sequence:
- the ATP13A2 gene encoding polyamine-transporting ATPase 13A2 isoform X2 codes for MSSDSSRLLGSPRPGYGTLQQDADKSCMEVTGYQTKPWRVALCHTCSVLTAGLLLLLFHWKPSLEVRVKCEPCALGQADWVIIRDRFGQCFTTRVRTEVLGEGSSLEHHLGARLEDRRTSIAIGVADEEESRDTIRLHQKEEKNVLRYYLFEGLRYVWIERWQAYCKVSVLDEGWTCADLHLSQAGLDQQDHSTRRKIYGPNLIEVPVKSYARLLVEEVLNPFYIFQVFSIVLWVCDAYYYYAACIFLISTISLGLSLYETRKQSTTLQNMAKMSVGVRVCRPDGEEAVVSSADLVPGDCISLPLDGMLVPCDAVLLTGECMVNESMLTGESVPVMKTPLPACGEASSAVYSPEEHRRHTLFCGTQVIQAKSYVGKEVLAVVTRTGFCTAKGDLITSILYPKPVSFRFYKDSVKFVLFLAVLAFIGTLYSILILVKNQVPVGQIIIRALDLVTVIVPPALPAAMTVGTIYAQNRLKKQGIFCISPPRINLCGKIRLVCFDKTGTLTEEGLDVWGVVPLENHRFMRIDYEPRHLPAGPLLYALAACHTVSLLRAQPIGDPVDLKMMESTGWRLEMMEEDDGELPSFQQFGTKVLAVMRPPPETEQPPDRKHQSPVGILRRFPFSSSLQRTSVLAKLPGEDAAQAYIKGAPEMVASLCRKETVPADFSQMLRFYTTDGFRVLALAYKPLSTVTTFEEALQLTRDSAESSLTFLGFLVMKNVLKPESKPVIRLLRKANIRPVMVTGDNMLTAVNVARSCRMVEPTEQVLFVSACPPSHDKPAALKFIPAELSQGEEQPEEGLYQQDGCLPQPCHLALNGKSFAVVREHFPELLPKILIRATVFARMSPDQKTQLVCSLQELNYCVGMCGDGANDCGALKAADVGISLSEAEASVASPFTSRLANIECVPTVIREGRCSLVTSFGVFKYMALYSLVQFVSVLLLYTINTNLSDFQFLFFDLIITTTVAVLMGRTGPAKELRAERPHGALISILVLGSLLLQTALLITVQVLSYFITVSQSWYVPLNSTVTAPQNLPNYENTVIFCITGFQYLILAVAMSKGYPFRKPLYTNVLFLVVLVILFGLMIWLTLYPLGFPKTLLKLQGIDDLSFKLLLLGIATLNFFAAFVLETALDHGMLSCLRKLRRKKASKKLFKRLEKELSQQQPSWPPLNEPLFATPRLSIAVR; via the exons ATGAGCTCAG acagcagcaggctgctgggcagCCCACGGCCGGGCTACGGGACGCTGCAGCAAGACGCCGACAAATCCTGCATG GAGGTCACCGGCTACCAGACCAAGCCGTGGCGGGTGGCCCTGTGCCACACGTGCTCCGTGCTGACGgcggggctcctgctgctgctcttccactGGAAACCCAGCCTGGAGGTGCGGGTGAAGTGCGAGCCCTGCGCCCTGGGCCAGGCAGACTGGGTCATCATCAGG GATCGCTTCGGGCAGTGCTTCACCACGCGTGTGCGGACGGAGGTGCTGGGCGAAGGCAG cagcctggagcATCACCTGGGAGCCAGGCTGGAGGACCGGAGAACCAGCATTGCCATCGGCGTGGCGGATGAGGAGGAGAGCCGGGACACCATCCGGCTCCATCAGAAGGAAGAG aaGAACGTCTTGCGCTACTACCTCTTCGAGGGCTTGCGTTACGTCTGGATCGAAAGGTGGCAGGCGTACTGCAAAGTCAG CGTCCTGGATGAAGGCTGGACCTGTGCAGATCTCCACCTCTCCCAGGCAGGGCTCGACCAGCAAGACCACAGCACCAG AAGGAAGATCTACGGACCAAACCTCATCGAGGTGCCGGTCAAGTCCTACGCGAGGCTCTTGGTGGAGGAG GTACTCAACCCCTTCTACATCTTCCAAGTGTTCAGCATCGTGCTGTGGGTCTGCGACGCCTACTACTACTACGCTGCCTGCATCTTCCTCAtctccaccatctccctggggCTGTCCCTCTACGAGACAAGGAAG CAAAGCACCACGCTGCAGAACATGGCCAAGATGTCAGTCGGCGTCCGAGTTTGCCGCCCTGACGGAG AGGAGGCAGTGGTGAGCTCCGCAGACCTGGTGCCAGGCGATTGCATCAGCCTCCCCTTGGATGGGATGCTGGTGCCCTGCGACGCCGTGCTGCTGACGGGCGAGTGCATGGTCAACGAGAGCATGCTGACGG GGGAGAGCGTGCCAGTGATGAAAACGCCTCTCCCGGCCTGCGGCGAGGCCTCCAGCGCTGTCTACTCTCCCGAGGAACACCGGCGGCACACGCTGTTCTGCGGGACACAGGTCATCCAAGCCAAGTCCTACGTGGGCAAGGAGGTGCTGGCCGTGGTCACCCGCACAG GGTTCTGCACGGCCAAAGGGGATCTCATCACCTCCATCCTCTACCCCAAGCCCGTCAGCTTCAGGTTCTACAAGGACTCTGTGAAGTTTGTCCTGTTCCTCGCTGTCCTGG CTTTTATCGGCACGCTGTACAGCATCCTCATCTTGGTTAAAAACCAG GTTCCTGTGGGGCAAATCATCATCCGTGCCCTCGACCTCGTCACCGTCATCGTGCCGCCGGCTCTCCCGGCTGCTATGACCGTGGGCACCATCTACGCCCAGAACAGGCTGAAGAAACAGGGCATCTTCTGCATCAGCCCTCCCCGCATCAACCTGTGCGGCAAGATCCGCCTGGTTTGCTTCGACAAG ACCGGGACGCTCACGGAGGAAGGGCTGGATGTCTGGGGAGTGGTCCCGCTGGAGAACCACCGCTTCATGCGTATCGACTACGAGCCACGCCACCTGCCTGCTGGCCCCCTGCTCTATGCCCTGGCCGCCTGCCACACCGTGTCGCTGCTGCGGGCACAGCCCATCGGGGACCCTGTGGACCTCAAGATGATGGAGTCTACCGGCTGG CGCCTGGAGATGATGGAGGAGGATGACGGCGAGCTGCCCAGCTTCCAGCAGTTTGGGACGAAGGTCCTGGCCGTGATGAGGCCTCCACCTGAGACAGAACAGCCGCCAGACAGG aAGCACCAGTCACCCGTGGGGATCCTCCGGcgcttccccttctcctcctccctgcagagGACAAGCGTCCTGGCAAAGCTGCCTGGTGAGGATGCAGCCCAAGCCTACATCAAGGGGGCACCGGAGATGGTGGCCAGCCTGTGCAGGAAGGAAACAG TGCCCGCAGATTTCTCCCAGATGCTGCGGTTCTACACCACGGACGGTTTCCGCGTCTTGGCTCTGGCTTACAAACCTCTGAGCACGGTGACGACCTTCGAGGAGGCCCTGCAGCTGACGAG GGActctgcagagagcagcctGACCTTCCTTGGGTTCCTCGTCATGAAAAACGTCCTCAAGCCAGAGTCCAAGCCCGTGATCCGCCTCCTGAGGAAAGCCAACATCCGCCCCGTCATGGTGACAG gagacAACATGCTGACAGCCGTGAACGTCGCCAGGAGCTGCCGCATGGTGGAGCCCACGGAGCAGGTCCTCTTCGTGAGCGCCTGCCCGCCCAGCCACGACAAACCTGCTGCCCTGAAATTCATCCCTGCCGAGCTCTCACAGGGCGAGGAGCAGCCAGAGGAG GGTCTGTACCAGCAGGATGGGTGcctcccacagccctgccacctGGCACTGAACGGCAAGTCCTTCGCCGTGGTTCGCGAGCACttccctgagctgctgcccaAG ATCCTCATCCGAGCAACCGTTTTTGCCCGCATGTCGCCCGACCAGAAGACTCAGCTGGtgtgcagcctgcaggagctcaa ctacTGCGTGGGGATGTGCGGGGATGGGGCCAACGACTGCGGGGCGCTGAAGGCGGCTGATGTGGGCATCTCGCTCTCGGAGGCAGAGGCATCCGTGGCATCGCCGTTCACCTCCCGCCTTGCCAACATCGAGTGTGTGCCCACGGTCATCCg ggagggcaggtgCTCGCTGGTCACCTCCTTCGGGGTGTTTAAGTACATGGCCCTGTACAGCCTGGTGCAGTTcgtgtctgtgctgctgctctacACG ATTAACACCAACCTGAGTGACTTCCAGTTCCTCTTCTTCGACCTGATCATCACCACCACCGTGGCGGTGCTGATGGGTCGCACGGGTCCCGCCAAGGAGCTGCGAGCGGAGCGTCCCCATGGGGCGCTGATCAGCATCCTcgtgctgggcagcctgctcctccaGACGGCTCTGCTCATCACCGTGCAAGTCCTCAGCTACTTCATCACCGTCTCGCAGAGCTG GTATGTGCCACTGAACAGCACGGTGACGGCTCCCCAGAACCTGCCCAACTATGAGAACACGGTCATCTTCTGCATCACGGGCTTCCAGTACCTCATCCTGGCAGTTGCCATGTCCAAGGGGTACCCGTTTCGGAAGCCGCTCTACACCAATG TGCTCTTCCTGGTGGTCCTCGTCATCCTTTTTGGCCTCATGATATGGCTGACCCTGTATCCCCTGGGCTTCCCCAAAACCCTGCTGAAGCTGCAGGGCATCGACGACTTGAGtttcaagctgctgctgctgggaatcGCCACACTCAACTTCTTTGCCGCCTTCGTGTTGGAG ACCGCCCTGGACCACGGCATGCTCAGCTGCTTGCGCAAGCTGCGCAGGAAGAAAGCGtccaaaaagcttttcaagaggctggagaaggagctgagccagcagcagccatcTTGGCCACCCCTTAACGAACCGCTCTTTGCTACTCCCAGGCTGTCCATCGCCGTCAGATAG